A stretch of DNA from Nitrospira sp. KM1:
GGAGCAATCAAACAGTGATTCTGCCCGATCTGGCCGCCGGTTGTTCGATGGCGGACATGGCAGCGATCGAGCAGGTGGATCAATGTTGGGAAACCTTGGCAAGAATTCTTCCGGTTGAAGAAACAGTCATGCCGGCGGTCTACGTGAATTCCGCGGCGGTACTCAAGGCCTTCTGCGGGGAACACGGAGGGATTACCTGTACATCGTCCAATGCCAGAGCAGTCATTGAATGGTCGTGGGCCAGGCGTGAAAAGATCCTGTTTTTCCCCGATGAACACCTGGGTCGCAACACGGCGAACAAAATGGGTCTCCCGAGGGAGGAGATGCTCGTGTGGGATCCGTTTCAACCGAACGGTGGGAATAGCCGAGAGGCCATCAAGCGAGCGAAATTGATTCTGTGGAAGGGACACTGCAGTGTTCATCAGATGTTCCAACCCGTTCATGTCGACAATTTCCGAAAGCAGTACCCCCAGGGAAAGGTCATCGTCCATCCGGAATGTCATGAAGATGTGGTGAACAAAGCGGACATGTCAGGGTCTACGGAGTTCATTATTCGGACGGTCACTGCCGCTCCCCCCGGCACGGTCTGGGCCGTGGGAACCGAACTCAACCTCGTGAATCGCCTGAAGCGCGAAATGACGGACAAGAAGGTATTTTTCCTCTCTTCGACCGTCTGCCAGTGCGCCACGATGTTTCGGATCGATGGGGCGCATCTCTGCTGGGCCATGGAGAATCTGGCGGAAGGTCACGTAGTCAATCATATTGTCGTCCCTGACGACGACAAGCGATGGGCAAAAGCGGCGCTGGACCGCATGATGGCCGTCAGTTGATGTCCAAGCACGCCGATCGATCAGCGTCCGCCGGCCCCCATCACGCTTGAGCTTAGTCGATCTGCGACGTTCCCTTCAGATTCATCTGGTGCCTTCACCCTTCCTTCCGGTATATTCCTTCGATTGTTTAACGTGTTAAATATGGTTAACACCCTATCCATTTGAGAATATCGGACCATCACCAATGGCCATGGATTACAAAGCCACACTGAATCTACCCAAAACGGATTTCCCCATGAAGGCGAACCTGCCGCAGCGGGAGCCCGAACTGCTGGCTTGGTGGGAGCGTGAGCGTGTCTATGACCAGATTCAGGAGGCCGGTAAAGGCAAACCACGATTCATGCTTCATGACGGGCCTCCCTACGCGAACGGGCATATTCACATTGGACATGCGCTCAACAAAATCCTGAAGGACATCATTGTCAAATCGAAAACGATGGCGGGGTTTCACGCCCCTTATGTGCCGGGGTGGGATTGCCACGGACTTCCCATCGAACACCAGGTCCTCAAAGATCTGGGCGAGAAAAAGAAGACCTTGGATGCCACGGCGATTAGGAGTTTGTGCCGGCAATATGCGGAAAAGTATTTCGCGATTCAGCGTGAAGAGTTCCAACGTTTGGGGGTGCTTGGGGACTGGACGAATCCCTATCTGACGATGCACCACGGCTATGAAGCCACGATCGTCCGTGAGTTCGGGAAATTTGTCGAGCGGGGAGGGGTGTATAAAGGGCTGAAGCCGGTGCTCTGGTGTACGCAGGACCAGACAGCCCTAGCTGAAGCTGAGGTCGAGTACGATAACCACACCTCCCCGTCGATCTACGTCAAGTTTCCCCTGGTGAGTCCGCCCGAGATCTTGAAAACTGCGTCGCAGCTGAACATTGATCTGCCTCCCAACGTAAAGAAGGCGTCGATCGTCATCTGGACCACGACTCCCTGGACATTGCCGGCCAACCAGGCCGTCTGTCTGCATCCGGATATCGACTACGCCTTTGTTCAGACCGGCGATGAAGTGCTGGTGATTGCCGAGAAACTAGTCGATGGCGTCGTCAAAGCATGCCGTCTGGAGCAAATCCGCGTGGTCGGCTCGAAGAAGGGGCGGGAAGGATTTGAAGGGCTCGAAACCCAGCGTCCGATCAGTACCGGTCTTTCCCCGGTGCTCTTGGGCGATTTCGTCACGCTGGAGCAAGGGACCGGCTGTGTGCACATCGCGCCAGGCCACGGGATGGAGGACTACGTCCTGGTGTTGGAGCACAATGCCAAGGCTTCTCCAGGCGAGCGGCTCGAAATCCTGGCTCCGGTCGATGATGCCGGTCGCTTCACCGAGAGCGTCAGTGAGTTCGCAGGGCAGCATGTATTCAAAGCCAACCCGGCGATCGTCGAACGCTTGAAGTCGAACGGAACACTTCTCGGATCCTCGACGCTCGACCATTCCTATCCCCACTGTTGGCGATGTAAAAGCCCGGTCATTTTCCGTGCGACTGAACAGTGGTTTTTGTCAATGGAGAAAAATGAGCTACGTCGACAGGCGCTAGCTGAGATCGATCGCGTGCAATGGGTTCCGCCTTGGGGTAAGGATCGCATCGATGGCATGATTGCCAACCGTCCTGATTGGTGCTTGTCACGCCAGCGGGTCTGGGGAGTGCCGATCCCGGGTTTCACCTGCATAGGTTGCCGCAGGGTGATGGCCGAACCAGTTCTCATTGAGCACATTGCTGCGTTGATTGAGTCCGAAGGGTCTGACGTCTGGTTCAAGCGGTCTGCGTCGGAGTTATTGCCGATAGGAACTACGTGCGGAAACTGTGGGGGAACTGAGTTCGAAAAGGAGCACGACATTCTCGACGTGTGGTTCGAGTCCGGAGTCAGTTATGCCGCGGTGCTCAAGCCGAGGAAGTGGTGGCCGGCGGACTTGTATCTCGAGGGATCGGATCAGCATCGCGGCTGGTTCCATAGTTCGTTGTTAACTGGTGTGGTTACCGATAGCCGCGCTCCTTACAAAGCCGTGGTGACGCACGGATTTGTCGTCGATGACCAGGGCAAGAAGATGTCGAAGTCGGCCTGGAATGGCGTCGCCCCCCATGAAATCATCAGGCAGTACGGCGCCGAAATTCTGCGTCTCTGGGTCTCCGCACAAGATTATCAAAACGATGTGAGAATTTCGCCTGCGATCCTGATGCAGTTGGTGGAAGCCTATCGGAAGATCCGCAATACCTGTAGGTTTCTCCTAAGCAACCTGTATGATTTCAACATTGCCGTACATCGGGTTCCATTTGAACGTTTGCCAGAGTTGGACCGCTGGGCACTCATGCGGCTGGAAGATCTCAAGGGACGGATCCGCAGCGCGTATGATCAATTCGAATTTCACGCCATTTATCATGCGTTGAATAATTTCTGCTCGGTCGACCTGAGCGCCGTCTATCTGGACATTTTGAAGGACCGTCTCTACACCTTTCGGGCCGACAGCGCCCTACGCCGAGCATCCCAGACCGTGCTGTTTGAGATCATCAGTGCCATGACAAAACTGATGGCGCCGGTGTTGAGCTTCACAGCCGAGGAAATCTGGAAATCTCTGTCTTCACAAGCCGGCGCGGCAATGCCGTCGAGCGTGCTCCTGACCGAGTTTCCCGAAGCCAGACCCGAATGGAATGATGCCGTGCTGGCCAAACGCTGGGAACGGATTCTCTCGATTCGCGAGGTTGTGCAGGGAGTACTTGAAGTCAGTCGGCGGGAAAAAGTCATCGGCTCTTCGCTCGAAGCGGCAGTGGAATTACGGGCCAATGCAGACGACTATGCCTTTCTCCTGTCCTGTCAGCATGACCTGGCGACGCTGTTGATCGTCTCTCAGGTCAAGCTCGTCCGGGCCGATGACGACGGGAGTGCGCTGTCCGTATCCGCCGCGAAATCCGAATATGCGAAGTGCGAACGCTGTTGGAACTACCGTGAAGCCGTCGGCGCAGATTCGGCTCACCCGACGCTGTGCGACCGTTGCGTGGAGGCGGTCGCGTGAATCGAACAGCGCTTCGCTATGCCTGTCTGGGACTGCTCGGACTCGTCATCGTCGTCATCGATCAGATGACGAAGTTTTGGGTCATGCAAACGATGCGATTGCATGAGACCATTCCGATCATTCCGAACCTCTTCAGTCTGACCTATATCCGCAATCCCGGCGCAGCCTTCGGACTGCTTGCGGGAAGCAGCAACGCGTTTCGCATGGTCTTTTTCGGTGTGACGTCGCTCTTTGCGCTTGGGCTGTTAGGAACGATTCTCATCCGCTTGCCGGAAAGAGATTGGATTGGACAGCTCAGTATCGCGGGCATTCTGGGGGGTGCGATCGGAAACCTGATTGATCGCGTGCGGTTCGGCGAGGTCATCGACTTTCTTGACGTATATGTCGAGCCCTATCACTGGCCCGCATTTAACGTAGCGGATTCGGCGATCAGTATCGGTGTGGTGTGCCTCATCATCCATTTCGCGTTCGAGCGGAAAGAAACGTCGGTTCCGGCCACGGAAATGCACCCGCCTTCGTCCCTCTAACTGTTAATCCGCCAGAGCGATGACAAAGCCCGTTTCCCTTGCACTGCCTCTGTTGCTCGGCAGAAAACATGACCAATGGCTCGCTAATGACAGAAGCCGCAGACTTCGAGGAGAATGGGAGGTCATCTCTCCGAGGCTTTGCTGGTGGCGTCGGGCAAGTCTGATGGCCGTTGAGTGGTCGGTCGTCGTCACTTCGAAGTGTAATGGCCCGTTCTTTCCCTGAATCCTCGTATCGAAGAATGGACGGTCACGGCAGTCTCCTCCTTAGCAGGCGGTTGAAAAACTGTTTTGGACCCCGGAAAACACAGAGCCGGGTATGATCGCTGATCGGGTCGGAAGAGCTCACAGGATGTTCAAAAAGGCTGCTGTTCTCACCCAGCCAGCCCCGGCGATTCCATTTCCACCCTCCCACCCACCGATTGCTTTGCAATCGTTATCCCGCAACGCGCCGTTCCGCGGGCAAAGCCGCAGCGAAGTCCGCGGCGCGAAGAATAATGAGCGTCACGGTTGCGGACCGGCGCGAGCCGGTGAGCGCCCAGTGTCTTGAGGCGAAGCGTGACCATTCTCACCCGCCCGCCCACCGACTGCGGGGACAGTCGTTTTCCCAGGTCTCACCCGCCCGCCCACCGACTGCGGGAACAGTCGTTTTCCCAGGTCTCACCCGCCCGCCCACCGACTGCGGGAACAGTCGTTTCCCGGGTCTCACCCGCCGCCCTGAGCGGCCCAAGCCGCTCTTACCCGGGCCGTACGCTGAGCCTCTGAGGTTCACGCCGTGCCGAATAAGGCACGGCACGCCTGTGAACGCCGCTGAGATGGTGAGGCGGCAGTGTTCTGCGAGAACAAAGCCTGGTGAAGTCGTGTCTTGGCACGTCCGGGCGGGCGGGTGACATGAGCGACTTTTTCAACATCCTGCTAGAGACCGAAAATATACAAGACGATGAGGCCCATGAGGATGCGATAGTAGGCAAACGGCCGCAACGTGTGGCGCTTCACAAATGTGAGAAATGCAGCGATCACGATCCATGCCGTGAGAAACGAGACGATGAGGCCGATTGCGAGCGCCATATAGTCATCCGGTCCGAAGAGTCCACGAGACTTCAGGAGTTGATACCCTGTGGCCACGATGAGTGTCGGGAGCGCGAGGAAGAAGGAGTATTCTGTTGCGACTTTGCGGTCGAGACCGGCCAGCAAGCCGCCGATGATGGTCGATCCAGATCTGGACATTCCGGGAATCAGCGAGGCGCATTGCGCGAGACCGATGAGCACCGCGTATCGGAGGCCGACCTGTTCCAGCCGGACGACGCGTGTCCGATTAGGCAGCCCCTCGACGATCAAAATGATCACTCCGCCGATAATCGAAGTAATGGCGACCGTGAGTGGACTGAACAAGTGGCTCTTGATCCAATCGTGGGTGACGAATCCCACGAGTCCGGCCGGCACGAAGGCGACTCCCAACCCAATGAGGAACCACAGGTGCGGGTGAGCCGACAGGGATTGCCGCAGCAGAGCGGCCCATGTATCCATGGCCGACTGGCTTCGAATCGATCGCACCAATGCGGTCTGTTCGGCTTGCGCGTTTGAAATCAACGATCGCAATTTCGCGCGTTCATACACGATCACCGCCAGGATGGCGCCGAGTTGAATCGAGATTTCAGCATGCGCGGCCGTCTCGCCGGTAAACCCAAGCGCATGGCCCACGAGGATGAGGTGACCTGTAGAGGAGACCGGCAGAAACTCTGTGAGTCCTTCCACGATGCCGAGAATGATCGCGAGTGAGACGCTCCATTCATTCATGAGTGATCCTTTGAATCTTGCATGTACTGAGAACAAAGACGCATAGCATACGACGGTGCCCGTGAGTCAAGCTGAGACGACGATGTCATGAGATGGCGATGTCTGTGGTATCGGTCCGATGGCGGGCAAATCAGTTGACAAAGTACGAGGCATGGCATACACAGAGTCTTAGCGCCGGATCATCCCCTAGTCAGGCCGGATGACCGTTGTGCCAGGAAAGACACGAAACAGCAAGCGGTGCTACACCGCCGGAGTAGAGGAGGTTCGCATGAAGCCACAGTGGATGGCAGCGGTCGCGGTCATCGGGGCAGTCTCGATGGGCGGGTGTGTGGTCAGCAACAGCAAGTATCAGGATGCCGTCGCCGAAACCGAAGCGGCGAAGACGGAACTGGCGACGACGCGGGCGCAGAAGAGTGCATTAGAACAGCAGGTGAAGACGCTGAAGGAATTGAACGTCAAGTTCGGCAACGAGGCCCAGGCCGCCAATGACGAACTGGAACGTATTCAGCATGGGCGTGATAAGGAGCGGAGTTCCATCGATGCCAGAACCAAAGAACTTGAGGACCGGGTAAAACAATTGACGACCCAGAATCGGGCGATTCGGGGTGAATACGAGGATGCGAAACGTCACAATGAAACTTTGAAGTCTCTCGTGGCGCGGTATCAAAAGGAGCTCAAGGAACGCGCTGTCCCCGGCGCGCTGTCCCCGTCTACCACCGCGCCCAGCTTGCCTCCTGCCGCCATGCCGCCTTCTTCAGGAGCGGCCACGCCGCCTGCGTCGGGCATGATGAACGTCAACAAGGCTTCCGCCGGGGACATGGTGCTGGTGTTGGGAATCCCCAAAGACGTTGCCGAACGGATCGTCTCCAACCGCCCATATAAAGTCAAAGGCGAATTGGTCGCAAAAAATGTGTTGCCGAAGGAAACCTTCGACATGATCAGGGAGCGTATTACCGTCAGCCCCTAATCCGGTCGCAGGGTCTTCTGGCGGGCCTCTACGTGCACCGGCATGTAGGGGCCCGTCGCTTTTTGGCGCCTATCGATAGATGATTCCCTATCTGCTTCTTGCTAGAATGTGCGGCAGTTCTTCTTCCGGAGATCCTTTTCATGCGACGTTCCGCACAGATTGCCGCCGTGTTGTTGATCTGCCTGGCTATTGCCGGCTACGTGTTTTTCAACGGCGAGCGGAAAGTTCCTATCCGCTATAGAACCGCTACTGTCGAGCGCGGATCCGTGGTGTCGCTCGTGACGGCCACCGGGACCATCAGCCCGGTCGTGTCCGTTCAAGTCGGTACCCAGGTGTCCGGCATGATTAAAAGTTTGCATGCGGACTTCAATTCAGTGGTGAAAGCCGGCGATGTGGTGGCCATCATTGATCCTGAGCCGTTCAGAGCACGACGGGACCAGGCGGCCAGTAACGTGGAAATGGCTCGGGCGAATCTGGCGCGGTCCAAGACAGATCAAGCGCAGCGCCGGCGCGAGCTGGAACGCACGAAATCACTGCTATCTCAGCAGTTTGTGTCGCAAAACGACGTCGACGTCGCCGTCACCAATGCGCAGGGGGCCGAAGCACAGGTCAATCTAGCGACCGCGCAGGCGAAACAGGCTGAGGCTGCTCTCAATGCCGCCGAGCTCGACTTGAAGTATACGACCATCCGATCGCCCGTCAACGGCATTGTCGTGGTGAGGAACGTTGAGGTTGGTCAAACCGTTGCCGCAAGCTTTGCCACGCCGAACCTTTTTCTGATCGCGTTGGACCTGACGAAAATGCAGGTGGATACCAATGTCAGCGAATCGGACATCGGTGGCATCGTCGAAGGCAAAGAAGCCGTGTTTACAGTGGATGCCTATCCGGGTATTCCGTTTTCGGGAACCATCCGACAGATCAGGTTGGCGCCGATCAATATTCAAAACGTCGTGACGTACAACGTTGTGGTAGGCGTGGATAACGACGATTTACGGCTGAAGCCTGGGATGACTGCCAACGTCTCCATCGTTGTGGCCCAAAAGGACGGCATTCTCAAGGTTTCCAATGCCGCGCTTCGGTTCGTTCCACCGAAAAGCGAGCACCCGGCTTCAGTCTCATCGGTCGGTGTTTCCACAGGGGCATCCGACCTCCCTCCCTCGGGAACGGTGCCACGCATGGTCTGGAGACAGAACGAAAATGGAGATCCGGTTCCCCTTGTAGTCTACGCGGGTATCTCGGACGGGGCCTTCACCGAGATCGCCTCACCAACTGTTGGTGAGGGCGAAACAGTCATTGTCGGGATCGAACCGATCCGTGGCGCCCGGAGTAGTACCGATTTGCCTCCAGGTTTCGGGACGAGCGGCCAGCGCCGGACTCGAGACCGCGGCATGTAACCTGGGACAGCGCGGCATTCGAATTGTGAAAGCCCGATCGCGATTGTCAGCGCACTGCCTGCGGGCGACTGTACCGCCCTCCGTTCACACTGGTTCGTGCTTCGACAGAGACTGCGACCCTGGCTCCCGAATGGCTCTACCCCGTGCATGCTGATTCAATGCGACGATATCTGGAAGGTGTATCGTCTCGGGGATGTCGAGGTCCAGGCATTACGCGGCATCAGTGTCGGTATTCAGCGAGGTGAGTTCGTCGCGATCATGGGGGCATCAGGCTCGGGCAAATCGACCCTGATGAACATCATCGGATGCTTGGACAAGCCGACCAAGGGTGCGTATCAATTCGATGGTGCAGACACTGCGCGGCTCCACTCCGACCAACTCGCCGATCTCCGCAACCGTCAGATCGGATTCGTCTTCCAAAATTTCACCCTGCTTCCGCGGACGAGCGCGCTGGAGAATGCACAATTACCGCTGTTGTATCGGGGGCTCACGCTGCATACCCAACGAGCGCGGGCCGCAGAAACCCTCCGCCGTGTCGGATTAGCCGGACGGGAGCGGCATTATCCGACGCAACTGTCTGGAGGGCAGCAACAGCGTGTTGCGATTGCCAGGGCACTTGTGACCGAGCCGGCGCTGCTCCTGGCGGATGAACCGACGGGAAATCTGGATACGCAGTCGAGTGCCGAAATCATGGACATCTTGGCGTCACTCAATCGGGATGGCATGACGGTCATCGTCGTCACGCACGATGCGGAGGTGGCAGCGCATGCATGTCGGGAGATCGTCTTAAAAGACGGGGCCATCCAGAGCGATCGGATGACAACGGACGGTTCGACAGCGGTCGAGGTGTGAATGCCGGCGTTCATCTGGCTCACAACAGTGACGGCCTTACGGATACTCGGTCGGAACCGCCTACGTGCGGGGCTGACCATGCTCGGCATCATTATCGGGGTTGCGGCGGTCATTGCCATGGTGGGGATCGGCGAAGGGGCCAAACGGGCGGTTCAGGCTCAGATCGCCTCGATCGGGACGAATGTCGTGATCGTGTTCCCTGGGGCCACCACGGTCAGCGGAGTACGGAGTGGGCAAGGTGGCGCGGTCACCCTCACCGTCGCCGACGCCCTGGATATCAAGAAACGGATCCCCCTGCTGGCGGACACAGGTTGGGCCAAGCGCGATGTCATGCAGATTGTCAATGGGAACAGAAACTGGAACGGGCCGGTGAGCGGCATTTCACCAAATTATCTGACGATCCGTGACTGGTCCTTCACGAGCGGGGGGGCCTTCACCCAGGCGGATCTGGATAGCGCTGCTCGCGTAGCGCTCATTGGACAAACGGTGGTTGAAAATCTCTTCGAACCGGGCGAGGAACCGGTCGGGGCGGTGATTCGGATCAGGAATGTCCCGTTTCGGGTTATTGGTGTACTGACGCCGAAGGGACAGTCGGCGCAAGGCTCCGATCAGGATGATGTGATCTTCATTCCGTTCACCACTGGAGAACGCAAGGTTTTCGGCACGTCCTTTCTCGGCTCGGTGGGAGCCATTGTCGGGTCGACCGATCGTCCTGAAGATCTGCCGGAAGCGGTCGATCAGATTCGAGAGGTGCTTCGGATGCGACACCGGCTGCAGTATGAGCAGAATGACGACTTCACCGTACGAACGCAGGTTGACATCGGGAAGGTACAAGAGGGGACCAGTCAGACATTGACGATCATGTTGTTCTCGATCGCCTCTGTGTCGCTGGTCGTCGGCGGGATCGGCATCATGAACATC
This window harbors:
- the nadA gene encoding quinolinate synthase NadA, coding for MSAVTSVLKPISEYQALSPEQLFKRTAEAKHALGNQVMILGHNYQRDEVIEHADFRGDSLLLSKLAAERSERPYVVFCGVHFMAETADILSRSNQTVILPDLAAGCSMADMAAIEQVDQCWETLARILPVEETVMPAVYVNSAAVLKAFCGEHGGITCTSSNARAVIEWSWARREKILFFPDEHLGRNTANKMGLPREEMLVWDPFQPNGGNSREAIKRAKLILWKGHCSVHQMFQPVHVDNFRKQYPQGKVIVHPECHEDVVNKADMSGSTEFIIRTVTAAPPGTVWAVGTELNLVNRLKREMTDKKVFFLSSTVCQCATMFRIDGAHLCWAMENLAEGHVVNHIVVPDDDKRWAKAALDRMMAVS
- a CDS encoding ABC transporter permease; amino-acid sequence: MPAFIWLTTVTALRILGRNRLRAGLTMLGIIIGVAAVIAMVGIGEGAKRAVQAQIASIGTNVVIVFPGATTVSGVRSGQGGAVTLTVADALDIKKRIPLLADTGWAKRDVMQIVNGNRNWNGPVSGISPNYLTIRDWSFTSGGAFTQADLDSAARVALIGQTVVENLFEPGEEPVGAVIRIRNVPFRVIGVLTPKGQSAQGSDQDDVIFIPFTTGERKVFGTSFLGSVGAIVGSTDRPEDLPEAVDQIREVLRMRHRLQYEQNDDFTVRTQVDIGKVQEGTSQTLTIMLFSIASVSLVVGGIGIMNILLVSVTERTREIGVRMAVGAKRRHILMQFLIEAMTLSLLGGIAGIAFGIVGAKLTTIVAGWPTIISGDVIGVAFLFSLAVGLFFGLYPARKASRLNPIDALRYE
- a CDS encoding ABC transporter ATP-binding protein; translated protein: MLIQCDDIWKVYRLGDVEVQALRGISVGIQRGEFVAIMGASGSGKSTLMNIIGCLDKPTKGAYQFDGADTARLHSDQLADLRNRQIGFVFQNFTLLPRTSALENAQLPLLYRGLTLHTQRARAAETLRRVGLAGRERHYPTQLSGGQQQRVAIARALVTEPALLLADEPTGNLDTQSSAEIMDILASLNRDGMTVIVVTHDAEVAAHACREIVLKDGAIQSDRMTTDGSTAVEV
- a CDS encoding efflux RND transporter periplasmic adaptor subunit, whose protein sequence is MRRSAQIAAVLLICLAIAGYVFFNGERKVPIRYRTATVERGSVVSLVTATGTISPVVSVQVGTQVSGMIKSLHADFNSVVKAGDVVAIIDPEPFRARRDQAASNVEMARANLARSKTDQAQRRRELERTKSLLSQQFVSQNDVDVAVTNAQGAEAQVNLATAQAKQAEAALNAAELDLKYTTIRSPVNGIVVVRNVEVGQTVAASFATPNLFLIALDLTKMQVDTNVSESDIGGIVEGKEAVFTVDAYPGIPFSGTIRQIRLAPINIQNVVTYNVVVGVDNDDLRLKPGMTANVSIVVAQKDGILKVSNAALRFVPPKSEHPASVSSVGVSTGASDLPPSGTVPRMVWRQNENGDPVPLVVYAGISDGAFTEIASPTVGEGETVIVGIEPIRGARSSTDLPPGFGTSGQRRTRDRGM
- a CDS encoding undecaprenyl-diphosphate phosphatase, yielding MNEWSVSLAIILGIVEGLTEFLPVSSTGHLILVGHALGFTGETAAHAEISIQLGAILAVIVYERAKLRSLISNAQAEQTALVRSIRSQSAMDTWAALLRQSLSAHPHLWFLIGLGVAFVPAGLVGFVTHDWIKSHLFSPLTVAITSIIGGVIILIVEGLPNRTRVVRLEQVGLRYAVLIGLAQCASLIPGMSRSGSTIIGGLLAGLDRKVATEYSFFLALPTLIVATGYQLLKSRGLFGPDDYMALAIGLIVSFLTAWIVIAAFLTFVKRHTLRPFAYYRILMGLIVLYIFGL
- a CDS encoding helix-hairpin-helix domain-containing protein → MKPQWMAAVAVIGAVSMGGCVVSNSKYQDAVAETEAAKTELATTRAQKSALEQQVKTLKELNVKFGNEAQAANDELERIQHGRDKERSSIDARTKELEDRVKQLTTQNRAIRGEYEDAKRHNETLKSLVARYQKELKERAVPGALSPSTTAPSLPPAAMPPSSGAATPPASGMMNVNKASAGDMVLVLGIPKDVAERIVSNRPYKVKGELVAKNVLPKETFDMIRERITVSP
- the ileS gene encoding isoleucine--tRNA ligase, which encodes MDYKATLNLPKTDFPMKANLPQREPELLAWWERERVYDQIQEAGKGKPRFMLHDGPPYANGHIHIGHALNKILKDIIVKSKTMAGFHAPYVPGWDCHGLPIEHQVLKDLGEKKKTLDATAIRSLCRQYAEKYFAIQREEFQRLGVLGDWTNPYLTMHHGYEATIVREFGKFVERGGVYKGLKPVLWCTQDQTALAEAEVEYDNHTSPSIYVKFPLVSPPEILKTASQLNIDLPPNVKKASIVIWTTTPWTLPANQAVCLHPDIDYAFVQTGDEVLVIAEKLVDGVVKACRLEQIRVVGSKKGREGFEGLETQRPISTGLSPVLLGDFVTLEQGTGCVHIAPGHGMEDYVLVLEHNAKASPGERLEILAPVDDAGRFTESVSEFAGQHVFKANPAIVERLKSNGTLLGSSTLDHSYPHCWRCKSPVIFRATEQWFLSMEKNELRRQALAEIDRVQWVPPWGKDRIDGMIANRPDWCLSRQRVWGVPIPGFTCIGCRRVMAEPVLIEHIAALIESEGSDVWFKRSASELLPIGTTCGNCGGTEFEKEHDILDVWFESGVSYAAVLKPRKWWPADLYLEGSDQHRGWFHSSLLTGVVTDSRAPYKAVVTHGFVVDDQGKKMSKSAWNGVAPHEIIRQYGAEILRLWVSAQDYQNDVRISPAILMQLVEAYRKIRNTCRFLLSNLYDFNIAVHRVPFERLPELDRWALMRLEDLKGRIRSAYDQFEFHAIYHALNNFCSVDLSAVYLDILKDRLYTFRADSALRRASQTVLFEIISAMTKLMAPVLSFTAEEIWKSLSSQAGAAMPSSVLLTEFPEARPEWNDAVLAKRWERILSIREVVQGVLEVSRREKVIGSSLEAAVELRANADDYAFLLSCQHDLATLLIVSQVKLVRADDDGSALSVSAAKSEYAKCERCWNYREAVGADSAHPTLCDRCVEAVA
- the lspA gene encoding signal peptidase II, with product MNRTALRYACLGLLGLVIVVIDQMTKFWVMQTMRLHETIPIIPNLFSLTYIRNPGAAFGLLAGSSNAFRMVFFGVTSLFALGLLGTILIRLPERDWIGQLSIAGILGGAIGNLIDRVRFGEVIDFLDVYVEPYHWPAFNVADSAISIGVVCLIIHFAFERKETSVPATEMHPPSSL